A single window of Nicotiana sylvestris chromosome 5, ASM39365v2, whole genome shotgun sequence DNA harbors:
- the LOC104249494 gene encoding serine/threonine-protein kinase-like protein CCR1: MTNECLICQGHENSNPGPLFNASLLNEPDLVKRANAATIIHTNNREFEMELEILCSVRHSSIVNLLGYCAEMGEKILVYELMPHGTLHDHLHGGLSRLRWNLRLKIAMQATKGLEYLHKEVFPPIVHRDVKSSNILLDADWGARIADFGLLTPNEKDLNGDVTTDVYNFGIVLLEILSERKAYDRDCTPPSIIIC; encoded by the coding sequence ATGACCAATGAATGTCTTATATGTCAAGGGCACGAAAACTCTAACCCTGGTCCCCTCTTTAATGCAAGCCTTTTGAATGAGCCTGATTTGGTAAAGAGAGCCAATGCTGCTACGATTATACATACCAACAACCGAGAATTTGAGATGGAGCTAGAGATCCTCTGCAGTGTTCGCCACAGCAGTATAGTTAATTTGTTAGGTTATTGTGCAGAAATGGGGGAGAAGATTCTTGTTTACGAACTCATGCCTCACGGAACGCTTCACGACCATCTCCACGGCGGTCTTTCTCGTCTGAGATGGAACCTTAGGCTGAAGATTGCGATGCAGGCTACAAAGGGGCTCGAGTACCTTCACAAGGAAGTTTTTCCTCCTATTGTGCACCGTGATGTGAAGAGTTCGAACATTCTGTTGGACGCTGATTGGGGAGCTCGTATTGCAGATTTTGGATTGCTTACACCTAATGAGAAGGATCTTAACGGAGATGTGACAACTGATGTCTATAACTTTGGGATCGTGCTGCTAGAGATTCTTAGTGAAAGAAAAGCTTATGACCGGGATTGCACACCTCCAAGTATTATCATCTGTTAG